From Uloborus diversus isolate 005 chromosome 8, Udiv.v.3.1, whole genome shotgun sequence, a single genomic window includes:
- the LOC129228403 gene encoding uncharacterized protein LOC129228403 gives MAQRKHLDNFYVVELSDDWNVDVPSWKYPRNLESPRVSSPGFDKDSKTMYICTNMHQEERPTSRSPIPRSRSDFSYVGLSSKEKRWTTDFSLLLPAFSRDSTGYSRLTETPVTLQPKPKKSQATTKLNSSGDSGMLTRNRKEQKDLATATNNSSSHHQTKHPLNNCLAQAPKRHLKPEVNNIRKSPTMDPKILSPAKVPNCTIRKSPTMDPKILNHSSINIRTSPNMGPRATSPAKMQNCIIRKSPTLDPRILNTSNVNIRTSPLPDTTRTNPFIATTSSSIRRSPTLDPKVLSHSRVSNVVSRSPTLDSHLLSRREANRWPPSSETGHLTLNRSPLCANLISQSEVVRSQSLRSLRKSSEKSPSKIRNSESAQSDVTGAVPNYLCEADEEEEDFRRLRHFSVTSKGVINWGDSFRSHSLTCVPSSDLPSFKGGSQWDVASTRSYPMVSSHSQWNCTRPPQRYKVAIMGADEVGKTSLIRQFHTSEYICAFDNTYDVSGDDAITVILNEEESELEFIEHRCPEEEPEDKDTNDNTSSPALNIPFADAHVIIYSVTNRRSFMRALDLVTQVQRVFRKSAILLVGNKSDLVRVRAVTSDEGQTSAKERESLFIETSAAINHQVDELLVSILAQIRVKCAKSEQAAAKWGANHSLSRAKGLIKKFLKKACFQAKSCDNLQRL, from the exons TACATTTGCACCAATATGCATCAAGAAGAGAGGCCTACTTCCCGATCTCCCATACCTAGGAGCAGGTCGGATTTCAGCTATGTGGGACTGTCCTCCAAAGAAAAACGCTGGACCACAGATTTTTCCTTATTATTGCCAGCTTTCTCTCGCGATTCTACCGGCTATTCTCGCCTAACAGAAACGCCAGTCACTTTACAACCAAAACCGAAAAAGAGCCAGGCAACAACTAAACTTAACTCTTCCGGTGATAGCGGGATGCTGACAAGAAACAGGAAAGAGCAGAAGGATCTGGCAACAGCCACCAACAACTCAAGTAGTCATCACCAGACGAAGCACCCCTTAAATAACTGTCTGGCTCAAGCACCCAAAAGGCACTTGAAACCCGAAGTAAACAATATCCGAAAGAGTCCAACCATGGATCCAAAGATCCTGAGTCCTGCGAAAGTACCAAATTGCACAATCCGCAAAAGTCCTACCATGGATCCAAAGATCCTTAACCATTCTAGTATTAACATCCGTACGAGTCCAAACATGGGGCCGAGAGCTACGAGTCCTGCCAAAATGCAGAACTGCATCATCCGCAAGAGCCCAACGTTGGATCCGAGGATTTTGAATACTTCGAATGTGAATATCCGCACGAGTCCTCTACCCGACACCACGAGGACCAATCCTTTCATAGCCACCACAAGTTCTTCTATCCGACGGAGTCCTACCTTGGATCCCAAAGTACTAAGCCATTCAAGAGTATCGAATGTTGTGAGCAGGAGTCCGACGTTGGATTCACATCTCCTGTCCAGAAGGGAAGCAAATCGCTGGCCACCTTCCTCCGAAACGGGTCACCTGACGTTGAACAGGAGTCCTTTGTGTGCAAATCTGATCTCACAGTCTGAAGTTGTGAGGTCACAATCTTTGCGTTCACTTCGGAAATCGTCAGAAAAGAGTCCATCAAaaatcagaaattctgaaagtgcTCAAAGTGACGTCACTGGAGCTGTTCCAAA TTATCTTTGTGAGGCGGATGAGGAGGAAGAGGATTTTCGACGTTTGCGCCACTTCAGCGTCACCTCTAAAGGCGTGATCAACTGGGGCGACTCCTTCCGGTCGCATTCACTCACCTGTGTTCCCAGTTCGGATTTGCCATCCTTCAAGGGGGGCAGCCAGTGGGACGTCGCATCCACGAGGTCCTATCCCATGGTCTCTTCCCATTCTCAATGGAATTGCACAAGACCGCCTCAAAG GTACAAAGTGGCCATAATGGGAGCAGATGAAGTTGGCAAAACCTCCCTTATCAGGCAGTTCCATACTTCCGAATACATATGCGCCTTTGACAACACTTACG ATGTGAGCGGTGACGATGCCATTACTGTGATATTAAACGAAGAAGAATCCGAATTGGAGTTTATTGAACACCGCTGTCCAGAAGAAGAG ccaGAAGACAAGGATACTAATGACAACACATCTTCCCCAGCTCTGAATATTCCATTTGCCGACGCCCATGTAATTATCTATTCAGTAACAAACCGAAGGAGCTTCATGAGGGCCTTAGACTTGGTGACGCAGGTGCAACGTGTTTTCAGGAAAAGCGCCATTCTACTGGTGGGCAACAAATCTGACTTGGTTCGAGTTAGAGCAGTGACGTCAGATG AGGGACAAACTTCAGCCAAAGAACGGGAAAGTCTGTTCATTGAGACCTCGGCTGCCATCAACCACCAAGTGGATGAACTGCTGGTGTCGATCTTAGCACAGATTAGAGTCAAGTGCGCCAAGTCTGAGCAAGCGGCCGCCAAGTGGGGCGCGAACCACTCGCTTTCCCGCGCTAAGGGACTCATTAAGAAGTTCCTCAAGAAGGCTTGCTTCCAGGCCAAGTCATGCGACAATCTTCAAAGGCTGTAA